From Streptomyces sp. TLI_235, a single genomic window includes:
- a CDS encoding type VII secretion protein EccE, protein MPSQTAQARRSAANGRRQGGRGADPGGRRARSAAPATAPVPLRVHPRPGLLGSRLRLQQLVLLEVAAALVAVGWTIAPAMAGAFAVPAVLLLVVALLPLGGRSLPEALRIRQAMKARRKEAQYNVPPPGTDPALAPALEVEPALRTCTHVTETDLGDGRPIRRETGMVGDGTFYTSVLLVQAKDQPLRPVRTALPLPLDIVCSALQVDDIAMESVQLVQHTQPAPAPHLPDQSLAARAYQQLQDGPATPALRLTWVALKLNPETSSTAVLARGGGEEGARKTLQRVTDQLAGRLNAAGFTATVLDERELIAALAISICANPVAVAGRQGSGGGGAAARRTQESSKFWRIDDRWHSTFWISKWPQLSRPGGAPGRISAPDLVNLVTGTPALASTFSLTASRGTGGSVALSGHVRVTGRSESEVAQVGRLVESRAQSAGVGLTRLDLEQAPGLLATLPLGGTS, encoded by the coding sequence GTCCACCCCCGCCCCGGGCTGCTCGGCAGCCGGCTGCGGCTCCAGCAGCTGGTGCTGCTGGAGGTCGCCGCCGCCCTGGTGGCGGTGGGCTGGACGATCGCCCCGGCGATGGCCGGAGCCTTCGCCGTCCCGGCCGTGCTGCTCCTCGTGGTGGCGCTGCTGCCGCTCGGCGGGCGCAGCCTGCCGGAGGCGCTGCGCATCCGGCAGGCCATGAAGGCCCGCCGCAAGGAGGCGCAGTACAACGTGCCGCCGCCGGGTACCGACCCGGCGCTGGCCCCGGCGCTGGAGGTCGAACCGGCGCTGCGCACCTGCACCCACGTCACCGAGACCGACCTCGGCGACGGCCGCCCGATCCGCCGGGAGACCGGCATGGTCGGCGACGGCACGTTCTACACCTCGGTGCTGCTGGTGCAGGCCAAGGACCAGCCGCTGCGGCCGGTGCGCACCGCGCTGCCGCTGCCGCTCGACATCGTGTGCTCGGCGCTCCAGGTGGACGACATCGCCATGGAGTCCGTGCAGTTGGTGCAGCACACCCAGCCCGCGCCGGCTCCGCACCTGCCGGACCAGTCGCTGGCCGCCCGCGCCTACCAGCAGCTCCAGGACGGCCCGGCCACGCCGGCGCTGCGGCTCACCTGGGTCGCGCTCAAGCTGAACCCGGAGACCTCGTCCACCGCGGTGCTCGCCCGCGGCGGCGGCGAGGAGGGCGCCCGCAAGACCCTGCAGCGGGTCACCGACCAGCTGGCCGGTCGGCTGAACGCGGCGGGCTTCACCGCGACCGTGCTGGACGAGCGCGAGCTGATCGCCGCACTGGCGATCTCGATCTGCGCCAACCCGGTGGCCGTGGCCGGCCGCCAGGGCAGCGGCGGCGGCGGTGCGGCCGCCCGCCGGACCCAGGAGAGCAGCAAGTTCTGGCGGATCGACGACCGCTGGCACAGCACCTTCTGGATCTCCAAGTGGCCGCAGCTCAGCCGGCCGGGCGGGGCGCCGGGCCGGATCTCGGCCCCGGACCTCGTCAACCTGGTCACCGGCACGCCCGCGCTGGCCAGCACCTTCAGCCTGACCGCGAGCCGGGGCACCGGCGGTTCGGTCGCGCTCAGCGGCCACGTCCGGGTCACCGGCCGCAGCGAGAGCGAGGTGGCCCAGGTCGGCCGCCTGGTGGAGTCGCGGGCGCAGAGCGCCGGCGTCGGCCTGACCCGCCTCGACCTGGAGCAGGCGCCCGGCCTGCTCGCCACGCTTCCCCTGGGAGGGACGTCCTGA
- a CDS encoding MinD-like ATPase involved in chromosome partitioning or flagellar assembly — translation MSSDRDGVYVGDNAAEEDDDWSDEPDYAPPSWYTQSAAPAQPAPAPAPSPPPAPQPVVQPPVAVQPPAPVPAPAPAAESVPAPVPAPAPVAPQAEQAPVVQPQPVPQPLVPQPPVAEQPPTVPAPAPVVEQPVAEPAPVPAPAPVPAPAVEVQSTAVPPVEPAPVPAPAPAPVPAPAPAPAPEQQAAQPWPPQPQPQQQGAPYAPPQQPVPPGPPQPYPQQQGGAPQPGPWPPQQQGVPPTVPGPAPAPGPAPVPGPPVDPRTGGWPQPPAYPQAYPQQQGGVPQAPAAFQQAGPQQAQAHGAALGYTAAVELSSDRLLRGQPKAQRQQPRFQFGGKAAQADRARKLEIIRTPVMSCYRIAVISLKGGVGKTTTTTSLGATLASERQDKVIAIDANPDAGTLGRRVKRQTGATIRDLVTAIPHLRSYMDIRQFTSQDLHSGLEILANDVDPAVSTTFDDSDYRQVIEVLGQHYPIILTDSGTGLLYSAMRGVLDLADQLIIVSTPSVDGASSASTTLDWLSAHGYADLVQRSITVVSGVRETSKMIKVEDIVAHFQTRCRGVVVVPFDESLAAGAEVNLAMMKPKVRDAYFDLATLVGEDIARTQQAQQSAWAQQQGYGQQMPPQQQPYPQQQGYPQQQGYGYPGQPAPGAPWAPQPGQAPPPGWGQQPPAQPGAQPLPQEWQQPQQPGYGYPPPQDGQQPPPPGYGYPPQQH, via the coding sequence GTGAGCAGCGATCGGGACGGCGTCTACGTCGGCGACAACGCGGCGGAGGAGGACGACGACTGGTCGGACGAGCCCGACTACGCTCCCCCGTCCTGGTACACACAGAGCGCGGCTCCGGCGCAGCCCGCACCGGCCCCCGCGCCGTCGCCACCGCCGGCTCCGCAGCCGGTGGTACAGCCACCGGTCGCCGTGCAGCCGCCCGCGCCGGTGCCCGCTCCCGCACCGGCCGCGGAGTCCGTCCCTGCTCCCGTTCCCGCCCCGGCCCCGGTCGCGCCGCAGGCCGAACAGGCGCCGGTCGTCCAGCCGCAGCCCGTTCCGCAGCCGCTCGTTCCGCAGCCGCCGGTGGCCGAGCAGCCGCCGACGGTGCCCGCTCCCGCGCCGGTGGTCGAGCAGCCCGTGGCGGAGCCGGCTCCGGTGCCGGCCCCTGCCCCGGTTCCCGCGCCGGCGGTGGAGGTGCAGTCCACCGCGGTGCCGCCGGTCGAGCCCGCCCCGGTGCCCGCTCCCGCGCCGGCCCCCGTTCCTGCTCCCGCTCCCGCTCCCGCTCCCGAGCAGCAGGCCGCGCAGCCGTGGCCGCCGCAGCCCCAGCCGCAGCAGCAGGGCGCGCCGTACGCGCCGCCGCAGCAGCCGGTGCCGCCGGGCCCCCCGCAGCCGTACCCGCAGCAGCAGGGCGGTGCGCCGCAGCCCGGGCCGTGGCCGCCGCAGCAGCAGGGTGTCCCGCCGACCGTTCCCGGACCCGCGCCGGCGCCCGGCCCGGCCCCGGTGCCCGGTCCGCCGGTCGACCCGCGGACGGGCGGCTGGCCACAGCCGCCCGCCTACCCGCAGGCGTACCCGCAGCAGCAGGGCGGCGTGCCGCAGGCTCCGGCGGCCTTCCAGCAGGCGGGCCCGCAGCAGGCACAGGCGCACGGCGCTGCGCTGGGCTACACGGCGGCGGTGGAGCTGTCCTCGGACCGGCTGCTGCGCGGTCAGCCGAAGGCGCAGCGCCAGCAGCCGCGGTTCCAGTTCGGCGGCAAGGCGGCGCAGGCCGACCGGGCGCGCAAGCTGGAGATCATCCGGACCCCGGTGATGAGCTGCTACCGGATCGCGGTGATCAGCCTCAAGGGCGGTGTCGGCAAGACCACGACGACGACCTCGCTGGGCGCCACGCTGGCGAGCGAGCGCCAGGACAAGGTCATCGCGATCGACGCCAACCCGGACGCCGGCACGCTCGGCCGCCGGGTGAAGCGCCAGACCGGTGCGACCATCCGCGACCTGGTGACGGCGATCCCGCACCTGCGCAGCTACATGGACATCCGCCAGTTCACCTCGCAGGACCTGCACTCGGGCCTGGAGATCCTGGCGAACGACGTCGACCCGGCGGTCTCGACCACCTTCGACGACTCGGACTACCGCCAGGTCATCGAGGTGCTCGGGCAGCATTACCCGATCATCCTGACGGACTCCGGCACCGGTCTGCTCTACAGCGCGATGCGCGGTGTGCTGGACCTCGCGGACCAGCTGATCATCGTCTCCACGCCGAGCGTGGACGGTGCCTCCAGCGCCTCGACCACGCTGGACTGGCTGTCCGCGCACGGCTACGCGGACCTGGTGCAGCGCAGCATCACGGTGGTCTCCGGGGTCCGCGAGACCAGCAAGATGATCAAGGTCGAGGACATCGTGGCGCACTTCCAGACCCGCTGCCGCGGTGTCGTGGTGGTGCCGTTCGACGAGAGCCTGGCGGCCGGTGCCGAGGTCAACCTGGCCATGATGAAGCCCAAGGTCCGCGACGCGTACTTCGACCTGGCCACCCTGGTCGGCGAGGACATCGCCCGCACCCAGCAGGCCCAGCAGTCCGCCTGGGCGCAGCAGCAGGGCTACGGGCAGCAGATGCCGCCCCAGCAGCAGCCGTACCCGCAGCAGCAGGGCTACCCGCAGCAGCAGGGCTACGGCTACCCCGGCCAGCCCGCGCCGGGTGCGCCGTGGGCCCCGCAGCCCGGCCAGGCCCCGCCGCCCGGCTGGGGCCAGCAGCCGCCGGCCCAGCCCGGGGCGCAGCCGCTGCCGCAGGAGTGGCAGCAGCCGCAGCAGCCGGGGTACGGCTACCCGCCGCCACAGGACGGCCAGCAGCCCCCGCCGCCCGGGTACGGGTACCCGCCGCAGCAGCACTGA